A window from Pangasianodon hypophthalmus isolate fPanHyp1 chromosome 4, fPanHyp1.pri, whole genome shotgun sequence encodes these proteins:
- the sod3a gene encoding extracellular superoxide dismutase isoform X3, with translation MNWVRIHSSCTRWIWSWRPRRSRAATYRSTAPRTRPAQVSFTPAPGYHGAWMQQQWKTRARTSPPPPSPVFEISTQNCFAPLRKTECDAVIIGDSIVRHVRATMAKGKVRTCCFPGAHVLDVAAQVPAILIKNNIGAVVLHAGTNDTRLRQTEILKKDFRSLVEKVHSAHDEDHRVRTASRVPARNRERPRLYHTDGLQGWSSGPLGQHFQDTTHHLTGT, from the exons ATGAATTGG GTGAGGATACATTCGAGCTGCActcggtggatctggagctggAGGCCGCGGAGAAGCAGAGCTGCGACCTACAG GTCCACTGCACCAAGGACGCGGCCCGCCCAGGTTTCGTTCACTCCGGCGCCGGGGTACCACGGAGCCTGGATGCAGCAGCAGTGGAAGACACGAGCCAGGACCTCTCCCCCTCCGCCATCACCCGTTTTCGAGATCTCGACCCAGAACTGCTTCGCTCCCCTTCGCAAGACGGAATGCGACGCGGTGATCATCGGAGACTCCATCGTCCGGCACGTCCGTGCTACCATGGCTAAAGGTAAGGTGCGCACTTGCTGTTTTCCTGGTGCTCATGTTCTCGATGTCGCTGCACAGGTACCTGCGATCCTGATTAAGAACAACATTGGAGCTGTGGTCCTCCATGCTGGCACGAACGACACCAGGCTGAGGCAGACGGAGATCCTGAAGAAGGACTTCAGAAGCCTGGTTGAGAAGGTACACAGCGCCCATGACGAGGATCATCGTGTCAGGACCGCTTCCCGCGTTCCAGCGAGGAATCGAGAG CGTCCTAGGCTCTACCATACTGATGGCCTGCAGGGTTGGAGCAGCGGTCCTCTCGGACAACATTTCCAGGACACTACGCACCATCTGACTG gcacatag